GGTGGAAAAGGGCTTCCGCGAACGCGGCTGCTCTCTTGCGCCGGGGACCGCAGAGGCTCTGATCGCAAGCAGTGGAACCGGACTCCAGGGCCTGTCGGCGGAGATGGACAAGCTGTGCCTGTTCGCCGGTACCGGCGGGCAGGTTGATGCGGCAGCGGTGGAGAGTCTGGTCCACAGGGGAACCGAGCAGAACATCTTCACGCTGGTGGAGGATATTGCGAATCTGCGCCTGGACAAGGCGCTGAATACGCTCTATGAGCTGCTCAAGCAGCGGGAGGAGCCGATCAAGATCGCTTCGCTGATTGCCCGGCAGTTCAGAATTATCCTTCAGGTCAAGGATTTGTCTGCCCTGAGCTATTCGCAGGGACAGATTGCCTCCCAGCTCGGACTGCATCCATATGCGGTGAAGCTGGCCGGAGAGCAGGCTCATAAGTTCGGAAGCCAGCGGCTGCGGCAGATCCTGAGTATTCTGGCGGATCTGGACTATCAGATGAAGACGGGAGCTGTCGATAAGGTGCTGGGGCTGGAGATGTTCATGCTACGGCTTGGAGCCTGAGCTGTGAGCGTATACGATTAGCCAAAAAAAGCCTGTCCATCCCGTGATCACACGGCTGGACAGGCTTTTTAAAATGTAGCCTATATAAGAATCACTAAAAAAATAAACAAAAAGCAAAAGAAGCGGAGGGGAAATTTGGAACTGTAGGAGCGGTAGCGTCTGCCTTGGTCACCGGATTTCACTCGCGAACAGCGGTTCAAAATCAAGAAATTTGGGGACAACAGCGGCCGGAAGTCCAAATATTCACCGCAGTGACGATGAAGCTTCAAGTTCAAATCTTAAGTGCGTCTTATATTAATTCAATGAATGAAGCTAACAAGCATAAAAAAACCTAACCGTATGCAGCATAGCGGTCAGGTTCTTCAATGCTCGTTATGATTGTCGCCCTTGGCTTAGGCTTGAGCCTTGAGAGCGTTCAATTTCTTAGCCAAGCGGGATTTTTTGCGGGCAGCCGCATTTTTATGAACCAGGCCTTTAGTTACAGCCTTGTCCAGCTTTTTGGAAGCCGCTTGGAAAGCAGCCTGAGCTACTTCAACTTCCGTACCAGTCACTGCTACATCAGCAGTTTTCACAGCTGTACGAAGCGCGGACTTCTGGGAAGCGTTCAGTGCACGGCGTTTCTCGATCGTCTTGACGCGTTTTACCGCGGATTTGATATTTGGCATTGCATTCACCTCCTGAAAGACATTCGAAATCAACAAATGATTCACAACTTAAAATAGTTTAGCATGAAGGGTAGTAAAAAGCAAGATAAAAAGCTTTAGAATTCCCTCAGTGCGGTTTGTATAAACGGCGGCTTTCTCTCGCACACTATCAGCAATATGCAAAAGGAGGCTGAACTAAGAATGGAACTGGATCTTCAGCTGTATTCGGTACGTACGGACTTGGCGGTGGAAGCGAAAGAAATGGCAGAGCGGCACGCCAATGCACCGATCCCGGGTGTCAATGAGGAAGTGGAAGAAGCCGACGGCATCAAGGTCACGAGACTTGCTGTAGCAGACCTTGCCGGCTCTCAGGCGATTGGACGGGCTATCGGCAATTACGTGACCCTGGAGGTGCCTGGGCTGCGCGGCGGGGATACCGGGCTGCAGCAGAAGGTCTCTACAGTGTTTGCCCGGGAATTCGAGCATTTCCTGGATAAAATCGGCATTGACCGCGATTCCAAGGTCCTCATTGTGGGCTTGGGCAACTGGAATGTGACGCCCGACTCGCTCGGCCCGCTGGTCGTTGAGAATTCGCTGATTACCCGCCAGTTCTATGAACTGGTACCCGACCAGATCTCGCCCGGTTACCGGAATGTCAGCGCTATTGCTCCCGGAGTGCTTGGGTTGACGGGGATTGAATCCAGCGAAGTTGTGCAGGGGATTGTGGACCGCACCAGCCCGGATGTCATTATAGCTATTGATGCGCTGGCCTCCCGTTCACTGGAGAGAATCAATACCACCATCCAGATTGCTGACATCGGCATTCATCCCGGCTCGGGGATCGGGAACAAACGCAGAGGGCTGACCAAGGAGGTGCTGGGCGTGCCTTGCATTGCCATCGGCGTCCCTACAGTCTGCTATGCCTCCACCATTGTCAACAACGTGCTGGAGATGATGCGGACCCATTTCGGACAGATGGCTGACGGTGGCGCCCATACCAAAGAGATTATGGGTCTCCTTGACGATATCTCAGAGCAGGAGCGTCTTGCCCTGGTGAAGGAAGTGCTTGAGCCGCTGGGCCATGACTTGATTGTTACCCCTAAAGAAATCGATGAATTCATTGAAGAGATCGCGAATATTGTGGCAAGCGGATTGAATGCCGCCTTGCATGAAGCGGTAGATCCGGGCAATGTCGGAGCTTACACTCACTGATCTGTCACTTATCACCTGGCCCGCACCGCCCTGCTATAACGCAGAACGGGTTGCGGGCTTTTTGTATAAATATAAGAACTTATATGTTTCACACGATAACTTATCCTTCTATTTCCCGCTGAAACGGTACCGTCCTTTAAAAGGACGGTACCGTTTCTACTGGGTGTTGCCGGTTCACTTGTCTATCTATGCTCCCTGCTATCTCTCATTCTGTGGTTCTAGCATAAACCTTCCGCTCATAGATTTGGAGTATGAGAGATTACAGAGGGCTTAGAGGAGGACATAACAATCATGAACAGAAAATGGTTTCAGCTATGGAATATAGGGCGGCTGCGCGGACGGCTGATGGATATTCTGTCGCTGGGAAGGACGATGCTGCTGCTGGCCGGAGGTTCGCTTGTGTTATTCATGCTGCTTGGAGCCGGCGGATTGGCCGGGCAAAAGCTGAATTCTTCGCCCATTCCTTCTATGAAAGGTCTGGCGGCCTCACTCTCCAGCGGATTCTTCATGGAGCTGCTGGGCATGGAGGTTCCCCATCTGCCGAAGGGCGAGCAGCCTTCAGCCTTCTCCGGGGACAAGGTGACCTCCTTCGTATTCCGGCTGCTTACCAGTGTTGATCCTGGTGATCCCAAGAGCCTGGTCTCGCGTGAGATGCCTGGACTTGCTGCCGATGATCCCTTCCTGCTGCGGCAAGGTTCAGGAGGAAGTACAGGAGCGCCGGCCGATTATCATCCGGGGGGCGATGAACTGGCCACAGGGGAAAACCCCGGAGCAGGGGGCGATCCTGGAGCCCTCCCGGATTCAGGGAACGGTACAGAGACTGGTAATGGTCATGACAGTCCAGGGGAAGGCGTGGTACAGCCCGAGGCTTCCCCTGTTCCGGACCCGTCCGGAACAGAACCTGACGAGGGTTACTCCGGAAGCGGAGATGCCGAGAACGGCACGGGAGATACTTCGGTCAAGCGTATTCTCGTCTATCATTCCCATCCGCGGGAAGCATATAACCCGCTGCTGGGCGCACAGAGCGACAACCCCAGCTCAGCAGTCCCTTCCAAGAATGTCATGCTGGTAGGCTCCTATATTGCCAAGAGGCTGGAAGAACGCGGGATCGGAACCGTCCATGCCCAGGAGGACTATGCTACAGAGGTGCCGGGCTACAACTGGAACTTCTCTTATAAATATTCTCGTATGACTGTGAAATCGGCCATGGCCTCCAATCAAAAGATGAGTGAGCTGATTGATATCCACCGTGATTCGCAGCGGCACGGCAAAACAACGGCCGTGATTAACGGGAAAAATTATGCCCAGGTGTATTTTATTTTGGGGCATGCGAATAAAAACTGGAAACAAAACGAGGCCTTCGCCAATAAAATCCATCAGCTGCTGGAGAAAAATTATCCTGGAATTTCACGCGGGATATGGGGGAAATCGTCCGGAAACGGGAATAATGGGGAATATAACCAGACGTTGTCCCCGAACAGTGTACTTATTGAAGTAGGCGGAATTGACAACAGCGCCGATGAGCTGAAGCGGACGGCGGATCTTCTGGCAGATGCGATTGCTGATGTGTATTGGAGCAGCCGGGATGCCGAGAAGGCGGCTGCTCCAGATCAGGGCAGTACGAAGTCTGGAGGCACCGGGGCCGAGATATCAACAGGTTCCTGAACGGATTATAGCTGAAAAGGAGCGGAGACTATGACACGGTTCGGTAAAAAGATGGTGATGTTCGGAATATGGGCGGGCGTGGGACTGCTGGTCGGCCTGCAGTTCGGCGGCGGCAGCGGCGGTACGGGAATATCCGGTATCCTGCCGGACTGGAGTAAGCCGGCCGGGAGCAGCGCAGCTGGCAGCCAGCTTCCAGCTGGACAGAACGTCACGGCTGGGACTGCGTACGTTCCGGCTGCCAGCACGGCCCCGGGGGGGCAGGCTTATGTATACGTACCCGTGACTATTGATCCGGTAACCGGCGCTTACACCGTGCTGCCGGTGCGGCAGCCGGCTGCAGGTACACAGGGGCAGACGGCTGGCGGCACCGGCAGCCTCCCGCAGCAGGAGGTGAAGGATTACTCTGCGCTCAGTCCCGAGCAGATTCTGATCCCGGAGGAGCAGAAGCCGACAGTAGATGTGCTGGCCGATAAGACCGCCGGCCTGCTCCAGCAGGCTTCGCAGAAGGGCATCCGCTGGGTGGTCTCGCTCTTCGACTCCTCGGAGGAGTGAGCAGGAAGTGCCCGGAATCTCCCGGGTTACAATGAGGTTGAGGACACAAACGGCTGCGGATGATGGAAGCCCGCACCCGTTTGTGTATTTTTTTGCAGGATTCAGCCTGCGATTGCAGAGGGTCCGGGCGGTTTCTTTCTTTTCCGGCGGCCGGCGGGATTGATGGGCGGAGCCCGTACTGTTATAATAAGTGGATTAACATTAGGCTGTCTGTGGGGGTAAGGAATGACTGACGTTCAGAAACGACAACAACAAATTCGCAATTTCTCGATTATTGCACATATAGACCATGGCAAATCGACACTGGCTGACCGCATTCTGGAGTATACGGGTGCGCTCACTTCGCGTGAAATGCAGGAGCAGGTTCTGGATCAGATGGACCTGGAGCGCGAGCGCGGCATCACCATCAAGCTGCAGGCCGTACGTCTGACGTACCGTGCCGATGACGGACAGGATTATTATCTGAA
The sequence above is a segment of the Paenibacillus sp. FSL R7-0204 genome. Coding sequences within it:
- the holA gene encoding DNA polymerase III subunit delta; its protein translation is MDAKTAAKDIKQGKVSPLYLLYGSEKFRMNEFAAMLEEHLIAKEDRDFAVIPFDLSETPVQAVIEEAETVPFMVERKLLLVRDAALFTAGKEKAKLEHNLEMLSEYMQRPAEFSVIVFMVNGDKLDERKKIVKSIKASGTVLAFNPLGAEELLRWVEKGFRERGCSLAPGTAEALIASSGTGLQGLSAEMDKLCLFAGTGGQVDAAAVESLVHRGTEQNIFTLVEDIANLRLDKALNTLYELLKQREEPIKIASLIARQFRIILQVKDLSALSYSQGQIASQLGLHPYAVKLAGEQAHKFGSQRLRQILSILADLDYQMKTGAVDKVLGLEMFMLRLGA
- the gpr gene encoding GPR endopeptidase, which gives rise to MELDLQLYSVRTDLAVEAKEMAERHANAPIPGVNEEVEEADGIKVTRLAVADLAGSQAIGRAIGNYVTLEVPGLRGGDTGLQQKVSTVFAREFEHFLDKIGIDRDSKVLIVGLGNWNVTPDSLGPLVVENSLITRQFYELVPDQISPGYRNVSAIAPGVLGLTGIESSEVVQGIVDRTSPDVIIAIDALASRSLERINTTIQIADIGIHPGSGIGNKRRGLTKEVLGVPCIAIGVPTVCYASTIVNNVLEMMRTHFGQMADGGAHTKEIMGLLDDISEQERLALVKEVLEPLGHDLIVTPKEIDEFIEEIANIVASGLNAALHEAVDPGNVGAYTH
- the rpsT gene encoding 30S ribosomal protein S20, translating into MPNIKSAVKRVKTIEKRRALNASQKSALRTAVKTADVAVTGTEVEVAQAAFQAASKKLDKAVTKGLVHKNAAARKKSRLAKKLNALKAQA
- a CDS encoding stage II sporulation protein P, with protein sequence MNRKWFQLWNIGRLRGRLMDILSLGRTMLLLAGGSLVLFMLLGAGGLAGQKLNSSPIPSMKGLAASLSSGFFMELLGMEVPHLPKGEQPSAFSGDKVTSFVFRLLTSVDPGDPKSLVSREMPGLAADDPFLLRQGSGGSTGAPADYHPGGDELATGENPGAGGDPGALPDSGNGTETGNGHDSPGEGVVQPEASPVPDPSGTEPDEGYSGSGDAENGTGDTSVKRILVYHSHPREAYNPLLGAQSDNPSSAVPSKNVMLVGSYIAKRLEERGIGTVHAQEDYATEVPGYNWNFSYKYSRMTVKSAMASNQKMSELIDIHRDSQRHGKTTAVINGKNYAQVYFILGHANKNWKQNEAFANKIHQLLEKNYPGISRGIWGKSSGNGNNGEYNQTLSPNSVLIEVGGIDNSADELKRTADLLADAIADVYWSSRDAEKAAAPDQGSTKSGGTGAEISTGS